One Acaryochloris thomasi RCC1774 genomic window, AACAACTCGGAGAATGGTCAGAGGCTCAGACGGCTAATGACCGCAGCCGCGAACTATTGACAGACCAACCCGGTGCTCGACTCCAGTTAGCCCAGACCCTCAATACCCAAGGCAGTCTCCAGCTTGCCCAGTCCGAACCTACAGCGGCACTGGCGACTTGGAAGCGTGCCGCTCAAATCTATGCTGAGTCAGGAGATACCGCAGGCCAAGTCGGAAGTCTTATCAACCAAGCCCAGGCTCAGCAAATGCTGGGATTCTATCTGAGAGCTCGCAAGACTCTAGCGCAAGTTAAGGAGACTCTAGAACAGCAGACAGACTCAAATCTTAGAACCACAGGACTTCGTAGCCTCGGGAATACATTCCGTTTGGTGGGTGACCTTGAGCAATCACAAGCTACATTGCAAGCAAGCTTAGAAATAGCGCAAGATTCAGGCTCTAGCCCTTTTGCAAGCTACCTGAGCTTAGGGAATACCGCCTATGCTCAGCAGCAATGGTCAGGAGCACTTCAGCATTATCGTGCTGCTGCACAGTCGCCGATCGCGACTCTCCGCGTTCAGGCTCAGCTCAATCAGCTTAAGGTTGCGCTTAATCAAAGTAATCAGCAGCAGGCGGAACAACTTTGGCCACAGATCCAAGCTCAGATTGAGGCTCTACCGGTTAGTCGAGAAACCGTATATAGCCAGATCAATCTCGGGCGCAGTCTAGTTCAGCTCAAGCAAGAACTCTCACCCAGAGATCTATCTTGGCGCCAAATTGCCCAGTGGATGACGCCAGCCCTGCAGCAAGCACAACAGCTTAACGATCCGCGCGCAGAGTCCTACGCTTTAGGCTATCTAGGGCAGCTCTATGAGCAAAACCAACAGTGGGCTATTGCCGCAGACCTAACCCAGAAAGCCCTCTCCTTGGCGCAGACTGCCAATGCCACCGACATCAGCTATCAGTGGCACTGGCAGCAGGGACGGATCTTAAAGGCACAGGGAGATTGGGTAGCGGCAACAAAGGCCTATGAAAATGCCTTCGAAACCTTGCAGGCTCTCCGTAGTAATTTAGTCGCCATCAATCCGGATGTTCAGTTTTCGTTTCAGCAGACCGTTGAACCGGTATACCGCGATTTAGTGGATTTACTCCTCCAACCCCAAGCATCGAGCCAAGCTCAGATTCAAGAAGCTCGTAACGTTATTGAGGCATTGCAGCTGGTCGAATTAGAAAATTTCTTCCGATCAGCCTGTCTGGAGGGACAGCGCGTTGCTGTTGACCAAGTAGACCAAAAGAATGCGGCGGTTTTATATCCCATCGTGTTGAGTGATCGCCTAGAGGTAATCTTCAGCCTGCCTGAGCAACCCCTTAAGCATTACCCAGTCCCTATTCCGCAGTCAGAGGTTGAAAGTGCTGTTGCACAGGCACGGACCTTTTTTGAGAAACCCTACATCGCGCCAGAAGGTAAAGCATTAGGTCAAACGATTTATCGCTGGTTGATTCAGCCTGCCGAGCAAGATTTAGCCCAGCAACAGATAGACACCTTAGTCTTTGTCCTTGATGGAGCCTTGCGCAATATTCCGATGGCGGCTCTCTATGATGGCAGTCAGTATCTCATTGAGCGCTACAGCGTTGCCTTGGCCCCGGGGCTGCAGTTGCTAAACCCGCGTCCATTGGAGACTCAAAATCTGAAAATCTTGGCTGGAGGGCTAGCTGAAAGTCGTCATGGTTTCCCTGCCCTCAAAAATGTTCGCAAGGAATTAGAGCAAATTCAAGCCGCAGCCTCCGGTCAAGTTTTGCTAGATCAGCGCTTTACAAGGAAGGCACTTCAGGACCAGATCAAGGGAGTATCGTTCCCAGTGGTGCATTTGGCAACCCACGGAGAGTTCAGTTCTAGCTCCAACGGCACCTTTATCTTGGCCTATGATCAGCCCATTCAGATCAATGAACTCAATGAGCTTCTACGCAACAGTGAGCAAACCCGCACACAACCCATTGAACTTCTGGTCTTGAGTGCCTGTCGAACAGCAGCTGGCGATGCGCGAGCAGCCTTAGGGCTGTCGGGAGTGGCTGTGCAAGCGGGTGCGCGGAGTACCCTTGGATCACTGTGGTATTTGGATGACGAATCCGGGGCACAATTTATCCGCGCTTTCTATCGAGAGCTGAGTCAAGGCAGGTTGAACAAGGCAGAGGCGCTCAGACAGGCACAACTATCGTTGCTCAAAGATCCCGACTACCGATCTCCGGCCCATTGGGCGCCCTATGTTTTAGTGGGTAACTGGCTTTAAGCGCACGCGTCAGGTGCTGGATGGGTGCTAACTTAATCGTGGCATCGCTGCTGCCGCTCGCCACCCGCTGTCCATCGGGACTAAAGGCAACAGTCCACACTGCTTGGCGATGTTCTGTCAATCGGCCCAAGATATTGCCCGTTTGTATATTCCACAGCTTGACGGTGGTGTCATGACTACTGCTCGCCAGGGTTTTGCCATCGGGACTAAAGGCAACGGATCGAACCGGGGCCATATGACCAGCCAAACCTTTGAGGAGTCTGCCCTGGTGGACATCCCATAATTTGATAGTTCTGTCCGTACTGCCACTGGCTAAGGTCTGACCATCAGGACTAAATTGAACGGTTCCAACTGCTTCTTGATGCCCCATCAGAGTTTGTGAAAGCTGAGGTTTACGGTGTTGAGACAGTTGCCAGATATTGATTTGACCACTTTGGCTCCCGCAGGCCACCTGACCACCTGCAGGATGGAAGTCCACTGATTGAATCCAAGTATCTGTTGTCATGCGATGAAGAGGTTGACCTGTGGTGAGGTCCCAAATTTGCAGTGTCTTATCAGTACCTCCGCTGGCCAAAAGATTGCCGTTTGGGCTGAGGGCAACTGCCTTGACATCATCATCGTGCCGCAGGGTCCGCTGCAGATGTCCTGTTTTTAGATCCCAAATCTTGATGCGATTGTCCCAACTGCCGCTAACAAGAGTTTGACCGTTGTTGCTAATTGCCAGGGAGGCAATGGCGTCTGCATGCCCTCGAGTTGTCCGAATGAGTGAGCCTGTTTTTAAGTTCCACCACTTGAGCTGGCCGTCGTAGCCTCCACTGACAAGAGTAGAGCCATCTGGGCTAACGACGATGGCGTAAACCCAGGTGCCTTGATTATCGAAAGTGAGAGCAGCGGGAATGGACTCGACAGCTTTTGCCGAGAAAGCCGGACTTTGCGAAGACTGAAGGCCGGTGACCGACCATCGCAACCCGATTCCCTGCCAAATCACGCCACCGACCCCGAAGAGTGCAATGGCAACAATTAGATTCATGAGCGGCCATACCGATTTGGCCTGCTTTCGAGAGACTTGAGATTTCATACCCAACATGTCCTATTTTCAAGGTGTTTCAGTCAAGAAATTAATGAACCAACTGACTGCAGTCGTATATTGCTGCAGTTTGATATCGAGAACCTCTTTTTCTATTGATTGAGAGTCTTACGTTCTCGCCATAGACGAATTATGTATAAAGTGGTGATTGTCAAAATTGCTGCCATGCTAATCGGCGTAATATATGTCCAGTGCCCTGACATTTTGTCCCACACATGCCAAGTCAAAAGAAACATTGCGATATAAGTGAGCCGATGAAGCTGTTTCCAGTTCTTTTTTAGAGCTTTGACGCTCCAATCATTTGAGGTTGCTGCTAGCAAGGTAAAGATGACCATTGTGGCAATCCCTTGAGAGTAAACCCAAGAGGTCTTGAGATCGGCAAAATCAATATGTCGTTTGTGGATCAGTAGCCAGCCATGCAAAAAAGCGAACAAGAACGCTAAAACGCCGATTAAACGGCGTTTTTTGAGTAACAACTTAGGCAGGAGCGATTTCTTAGACTTCGGGAAGACAACGCGAGCAATACTCGGCATTAGCGTAATGACGTAGCTAACCAGTGCTAAGAATCCTAAGGAATTCTCAATAGGTGGAGAGTCAATCATAATCATGTTTTTGGCCCAATAACATTGCTCCTGATAAGTCATTGCAAAGAGCATCATGACTCTCTTCAACCCCCATTGAAGATGCCAGCTCGTATACTTGCACTGAGCTTATCCAGGAAAAACAAGACTATTTATCTAAATAGCCTGAAAATAATTAAATCGAGCAGAAATGCAGATAAAATCACCCAAATGCATCTTTCTTCAGTATCAGAACGAAT contains:
- a CDS encoding CHAT domain-containing protein, which encodes MARTTLKLKIPKKLSHLGYFWGGVGLVIFLNLNPGIAQTKDIQSLPLPQIVPAEATQVEVAPTEDLWVQGHNHYQSGQFTAAISAWQQLERLAESQGDGLNQAVLLNHLSSAHQQLGEWSEAQTANDRSRELLTDQPGARLQLAQTLNTQGSLQLAQSEPTAALATWKRAAQIYAESGDTAGQVGSLINQAQAQQMLGFYLRARKTLAQVKETLEQQTDSNLRTTGLRSLGNTFRLVGDLEQSQATLQASLEIAQDSGSSPFASYLSLGNTAYAQQQWSGALQHYRAAAQSPIATLRVQAQLNQLKVALNQSNQQQAEQLWPQIQAQIEALPVSRETVYSQINLGRSLVQLKQELSPRDLSWRQIAQWMTPALQQAQQLNDPRAESYALGYLGQLYEQNQQWAIAADLTQKALSLAQTANATDISYQWHWQQGRILKAQGDWVAATKAYENAFETLQALRSNLVAINPDVQFSFQQTVEPVYRDLVDLLLQPQASSQAQIQEARNVIEALQLVELENFFRSACLEGQRVAVDQVDQKNAAVLYPIVLSDRLEVIFSLPEQPLKHYPVPIPQSEVESAVAQARTFFEKPYIAPEGKALGQTIYRWLIQPAEQDLAQQQIDTLVFVLDGALRNIPMAALYDGSQYLIERYSVALAPGLQLLNPRPLETQNLKILAGGLAESRHGFPALKNVRKELEQIQAAASGQVLLDQRFTRKALQDQIKGVSFPVVHLATHGEFSSSSNGTFILAYDQPIQINELNELLRNSEQTRTQPIELLVLSACRTAAGDARAALGLSGVAVQAGARSTLGSLWYLDDESGAQFIRAFYRELSQGRLNKAEALRQAQLSLLKDPDYRSPAHWAPYVLVGNWL
- a CDS encoding WD40 repeat domain-containing protein, whose protein sequence is MKSQVSRKQAKSVWPLMNLIVAIALFGVGGVIWQGIGLRWSVTGLQSSQSPAFSAKAVESIPAALTFDNQGTWVYAIVVSPDGSTLVSGGYDGQLKWWNLKTGSLIRTTRGHADAIASLAISNNGQTLVSGSWDNRIKIWDLKTGHLQRTLRHDDDVKAVALSPNGNLLASGGTDKTLQIWDLTTGQPLHRMTTDTWIQSVDFHPAGGQVACGSQSGQINIWQLSQHRKPQLSQTLMGHQEAVGTVQFSPDGQTLASGSTDRTIKLWDVHQGRLLKGLAGHMAPVRSVAFSPDGKTLASSSHDTTVKLWNIQTGNILGRLTEHRQAVWTVAFSPDGQRVASGSSDATIKLAPIQHLTRALKASYPLKHRAPNGPEIGSRDL
- a CDS encoding ferric reductase-like transmembrane domain-containing protein, with product MIMIDSPPIENSLGFLALVSYVITLMPSIARVVFPKSKKSLLPKLLLKKRRLIGVLAFLFAFLHGWLLIHKRHIDFADLKTSWVYSQGIATMVIFTLLAATSNDWSVKALKKNWKQLHRLTYIAMFLLTWHVWDKMSGHWTYITPISMAAILTITTLYIIRLWRERKTLNQ